Part of the Capsicum annuum cultivar UCD-10X-F1 chromosome 12, UCD10Xv1.1, whole genome shotgun sequence genome is shown below.
GAAGAAATCTAAGCTTCATGGTTTGTTGCTTCTTTAAAAGAAGATGGTTTCACAAGAGTAAAATTGCATTGCTCATAAACTTCAGCTAGTGACCTGGTCTTCAAAACTGGAGAATCTGAAGTTAATTCAACATTTGAATTGTTCTCTTTTCCAATAATAGGACTAGAAGAAATATTACTCGTTTGTGGATTTAGAGCTGCATCTGAAGTACTCTCTTCTTGGTTCTTTACAAAAATATCTCGATCCCAATCATAGTGGCTAAACTCGTCCACCACAAAATCTCTATTGATAAGCATCTTCTTTGTACTAACATTATACACTTTGTACCCTTTTGCAATTATGCTGTAGCCCAACAAAATACAGAGTTCTACCTTGTTTTCTAATTTGCCTCTTTTAGCATCTGGAACATGGGCATTGCACACCGAACCAAATACTTTTAAGTGTCTCGCAGACGGATTTATACCCCTCCATACTTCAAATGGTGTCATGTCTTGGAGTATTCTAGTTGGTAACCTGTTTAGCAAATAGACTGCGGTATTGACTGCCTTAGCCCAAAAATATTTAGGCATCTTCTTTTCTTCCTACATGCATCTCGCCATCTCCATCACTGTTCTGTTCTTCCTCTCGGAAACCCCGTTCTGTTCTGGAGTGTAGCAACAGTGAATTGTTGTTGAATACCCAAGTCTTTATAATACTTGCTAAACTGATGTGAAGTATATTTAATTCCATTATCTAACCTAATATACTTCAACCGACATTCACTCTCCCTTTCTACCATGGccttaaattctttgaaaatagaaAACACTTGAACTTTGCTACTTAAAAAATAGACCCATGACATTCGAGTTAGATCATCTATgaagagaataaaatatttattcccaCTCAAAGAAAAAGTCCTCATTGATCCACATATATCTGTATGAACCAACTCTAGCTTTTCCTTCGCCCTCCAAGACTTCCTTTAGGAAAGGATCGTCTATGCAATTTACCAAATTGACATCACTCACAAACATATCGGCACATGTCAATTTTGGATACATCAAGCACCATACCTTTGGATTGCATATAAACCAATGAATTAAGGTTGTAATGACCGAATCTTTTGTGCCAAAGCCAGGTATCACTCATTTTAACATTGAAAGAGCAACTTTCAGCAGAATAGCATGAAATTGGAAAGAAATTACCAATCATGCTAATTTTAGCTACTTCACAACCTTTAGGATCataaatgacatatttttttatccttaaaagtaagTGAATAACTATTGTGAAGCAATTGAGCAACACTCAACAAGTTTTGAGTCAAGCTTGACACATAAAGAACATTGCTTATGATTTTCATACCTTTGTTCGTAAGAAATTTTATTGATCCTCTTCCTTGAGCTTGCATCAGTGTACCATCTCTAAGTTTCAATTTGGTCCTATCAGACCTATCCAAGCTAACAAACAGATTTTTATCAATCGTCATGTGCCTTGTGCACGCACTATCGACATAACAATTATATTGATCAACATGTGATGTGTGCGAAGCCATGAATACCTCCTCCTCTGATTTTTCAACTTGGTGATCTTCCGCAAAATTTACTCGTTGAGGAAGACAGACCACTTTGATCTTGCTTTTGCCTGCAATACTTCTCAATGTGTCCATACTTCTTACAATATCTACATTGACTAGGGGACCTCTTGAACTTCTGCCAACAATTCTTCTCCAAGTGGTCTGTCTTCTTACAAACACCACAAGGTAGAAATTTTCCTTTCTTCGACGATTCACCTTGTTATCCACCAGATTTTGCCTCTCCAGAGTAGTCTAAAGAGACTTTTTTGCCTTCCTTTGGTTACTTGAATTTATGCCTTGCTTGAAAGGCATCTTCGACTGTCCCTTCACTTCTCATGGTCGCCCGTTGCTCTTGAATTTGCAATTGCGAGATCAGCTCAGCTATTGAAAGAGTAGTCAAGTCACAAGACTCTTCAATAGCTGAGATTTTTTATTCGAACTTGTTTGGAAGGCTGACCATAATCTTCTCTACAACTTTATGATCTGAAAAGTTTTCACCAAGTATCCTTATTTGGTTCACAATATCCATCAGCGTGGAAGAGTATTCCTTCACAGTATTTGAATCCTTCATCTTCAAGAGCTCAAACTCCCTCTTTAAAGCTAAGACCTTAACAGACTTAACTTTATTACTGCCTTCAAACTCCTCGTTTAGCTTATACCAGGCTTCCTTGGCTGTCTCAAAAGTCATAATCCTTGTAAATATCACTTTCGTAAGACTTGAATGTATGTAAGTGAGAGCTCTTGGAGATCTAGTCACCAACTCATCATACTTTTTGATTTCATTGAGAGTTGCGTTGTCTCTCAAATCTTGGACAGCAGGTTCTCCTCTCTCAACGACATCACACAAGTTGAGAGCCTTCAAATAAACCTTTATTTTAATGGCCCAAATATGGTAATTCTGCCCAGAGAAAATTGGAGGACCCATTGTTGGTTGATTTTCCGGTGCCATGTTTTCAGCAAATAGATCCAAGAAAAGGAGTTAAAAATAAGATGAGTCAATCAACGAAAACAGATTCAGATTTCGTAAGAAAtggactctgataccatgtcacaCGAAGGGGAGGAAGAACAGGAAAACAACAAGCTgaaaccacaacaaaatggagctGTAAATTGCTGCCAGAAaacaaaatatagagaagaagaattgaaacttatttttaatattcttatttttctcttaattgaACATTACATAgattacacacacacatatatatatatatagtgattgTGTGAGGATTACAAACCACAAAACAAGCAAAAATATCTACTAACTAGGAGTTTCTAGATAAATCTTAATTTCCTAACAAGATTACTGCAAGTTCCGATAGCTGAAAAAGAAAAGTAGTGTCAATATTATGGGATTAATGTAAAAAATGAATATTTAcaggtaaatattttaaaatttgagaCTCTCTGTACCATCGAAAATATGACAAATTATCTACTAGAACCAATAAATATGATTTAATGGTATAAAAACTCTTTACAGTAACGGCGCATACAACTTGAACTCTagggaaaaataagaaagaataccTTTTCAGTTTTCACTAAAGGGTAGTCAATTGTAAATTGAGTTGAAGTGTCTGTCATTAACAATATTCCCACAAAAGGCTGCTGGTACAAAACATTTTTCTTTGTTATCAAATCATTAGGAAAGTTCTAAATGTCCTGCGTAATCAATTACGCACAAGATAATCATAGTATAGGACAGCAACCTCAATGCAacaatataatatacaaattCAGTATATTTCTCAATACTTTTTTCCTGGCCCCATGGTCCAGGATGATCAATAGTGTTACTACTTGCCCTCCACCTTGACTCAAGCCTTCAACCTACTGGTTGATGGTGGAGCTGTGGAGGTGCTCAACTATTTGAGCAAGCCTTCCTTGTCTTAGATTTTTCAATACATATACAGATATACAGTGTTTGGACCAAAACTGACAGATTTAGTCGTATTCACTATGCTAGACCCATTTCTAGCTCACAACATATGGTCAGCAAATACTATATATTGATTAAGTCATACTTACTAGATCCATCATATAGATAAAGAAATTGAgcaagagagggagagagagagaaatctaGCAATTAATGGAGGCCAAGAAGAACACCATTAGTGTTCTCATGTTACCCTGGCTAGCTCATGGTCACATAAATCCATTTCTAGAGCTATCCAAAAAGCTTGCAAATAGAAACTTCCACATTTACATGTGTTCTACGCCAGTAAACCTGAACTCCATCAAGAAAAGAGTCACAGAGAAGTATTCTCAATCAATAGAGTTAGTTGAGCTCAATCTTCCGTCTTTGCCCGATCTTCCTCCTCAATACCACACTACGAATGGCCTCCCACCCCATCTCATGAACACTCTCAAAACAGCATTTGAAATGGCCGCTCCAAAATTTTCCGAAATATTACAAACTCTAAATCCAGACTTAGTCATACATGACTACAATCAGCCATGGGTTGCTGATTCGGCTTCCTCTATGAATATTCCAGCTGTGCAGTTCCCCACTTTTAGTGCAACTGCTGTTGCTTGGGCCATCCACATGTCTGAAAACATAGAAGAGAAGTTTCCATTTCCTGAAATTTACCTGCACCAATACGAAATGCTTTCATTGAAGAAAGATATTAATGAAGCACCAGATAAGATGTTCCCATTCGATGAAGCTCTTAAGCAATCGCAGGATATTATTCTAGTGAAAACTTGCAGAGATTTTGAAGGGAAATATATAGATTATCTTTCAAATTTGGTTTCTAAGAAAATCGTCCCTGTTGGTTCGCTAGTTCAAGAGTCCATTGACCAAGATGATCATGACGAGATCATGCAATGGCTTGACAAGAAAGAAAAAGGTTCAACTGTCTTTGTTTCCTTTGGGAGTGAGTATTTTCTTTCTAATGAGCAGATAAATGCAGTAGCTCAAGGGCTAGAGCTTAGCAGAGTGAACTTTATTTGGGTCATCAGGTTTCCACAAGGTGAACGAATTAACAGTCGAGATGCATTTCCAGAAGGTTTTCTTGAAAGGGTGGGAGAAAGAGGAATGGTTATGGAAGGATGGGCCCCCCAAGCAAAAATTCTTCAACACCCATCGACCGGTGGATTCGTGAGTCACTGTGGATGGAGTTCTTTCATGGAAAGCATGAAGTTTGGTGTTCCCATAATTGCAATGCCAATGCACATTGACCAACCAATGAATGCTAGGCTTGTAGAATATATCGGGATGGGAGTCGAAGCAGTGAGGGATGAGAATGGGAAGCTAATGAGTGCAGAGATTGCAAAGGGGATAAGGAAGGTGTTAATGGAAGAAAGCGGGGAGGGTGTGCGGAAGAAAGCTAAGCAACTAAGTGAGAAGATGAACGCGAAAGGGAATGAAGAGATAGATGGTATGGTGGTAGAGCTGCTGGCCGTTTGTAACAACAAATAACAAGCAACAATCAAGATTTAAATTACTATCTAGAATGTAATTTTACGCTTTGTAACTTGACTATTGTAGCAAGTTATTTATCATCTTCTTCAGGTACCAAGATATGTTTTCTATAGACAATTACTTTTATAGTTTGCATAATGAACAGCTTGCCAAATTCTTTTCACTAGGAACATATATAGCTAAAATCTCATATAAAGGCATGCAATAATAacgaaagagaaaaaaaagggaaaccAGTCATTTACTCATATAACTTGTAGAGGAGTACTCTTCTTATAATCAAGCAACTCGGTAGTTTTTGGCATCTGGAATGGCCATGAGTAATGTTTTATAGATATATCAGATAAGTTTATTCTCGTCTATAAAACTTTTATTCCTTATAGCCTCCCTCAAGTGCACCTGGGGTTAACCACAGCCAACTTGTCACGAAGGTAATTGAATTGTCTTGTAGATACACTCTTGGTCAACACATCAGCAATCTGATCCAACGAACTTATGTACTTGACTTGCAAATCCTTGGCTGCAACCTTTTCCCGAATAAAGTGAAAATCTAGCTCGATGTGTTTAGTGCGAGCATGAAAAACTGGATTAGCAGTGAGGTATGCAGCTGAGATGTTGTTGCACCAAAGTTTAGGAGCTTGAGGCAAAATAACACCAAGTCCACTGAGAAGACTCTGAAGCCAAGTAATTTCAGCTGTAGCAGCAGCTAAGGCCCTGTATTCAGCTTCAGTACTTGAGCAAGCAACCACTCTTTGTTTCTTGGAACACCAAGAGTCAAGAGACAATGTTTGATTCAAAAATGTACCAACCAAGCAAGAAGCTTCGATCATCTGGGCAGCCAGTCCAATCAGCATCAGAGAAACTATTTATATTAAGTCGAGGAGAGGGTCGTAAAAGAAGCCCCAGATGAAGAGTACCCTTGAGATACCGAAGTAAGCGTTTCATGGCTTGAGAGTGCGACTCCATTAGGTTGTGCATGAATTGGCAGAGTTTGTTCACAGTGTCACATCCTTTTTCGCCCGGACGGATCGAAGTTGAAggatttttctaattaaaataaCGGTGTTAAATAgagattattttaattacaaagcCGCCACTTGGAAttaagttatggtgttccaagtcaccttattgaatccctaataaaaaagaagtgactctttattatggtctgcaaaaatagaagatcgggtaaggaattctgttgaccgagaggaaggtgtgaggcacccctcgcgTCTCGTGGTTCAAgtacggtcgcttttattgacttataaCTTAAACTATTTCGATAAATTGTGTTAAGGCCTACGTCGctcattttattatactaaaactcGTCTTACTAAATAAATCGATAAAtgtaaaaatatttgtcaaattaattttagaaaaagtaTTTGCCAAGCTGTACTTTTTTTACATCCTTCAATTTTAAATGTCTCGAAAATGATGCATATGTCGCATTCTTAATCGAGATGAATATTTTAAACATATCTAAAATTTATCTAGTATTTAAAAGCGTGCTTACTTGAAATACTACTTaatcttaaataaaatttaattaaatgatTAATTATTAGTTTACGAAAATAATTATCTACATTTATTAATaatgacaaataaattaaaataataataataataataataataataataataataataataataataacaataacaccCTAAACTaaccatattatttttaattttgataaatcccaaatttatatatatttagtaattaacataaaaaataaaatatcataaaaccAAATTATCTAcgaaataatcatttttttttatagcaaACTAAAGACACACTATGTTAAATTAACGCCTAATGAAAAAGAAATGCTATTAATCAGTTTTGATATTTTTCGGCGACAGGTGGGTTTTCGATGGGACGAcggaaaaagaataaaagagagaaTGATGGTGGCAGCGCGTTGGTGAGGTTAGGGAAGGCGCTGAGTCGCCGGCGCTGGGGCGCAGATCTGGTAAAAGATTGGCCGGAGAAGGAGCCAGCGACggaaaaaaaagggggggggtgCTGTCGCAGGGAGAGGGGAGAGAGATGGCAGGCTCGGGGAAAGGAGAAGATGGGGCAGTGCCATTGTTAGGCTTCGCCGTTGGCCGGAAATGGAGGAGGGACGGTGGTGAATGGTGGAGGCGCGACTGTCGCCGTTCATAGTGGCTGATCCAGCGAGATACAGCCGGCGATGGGGGATTGTTGGCGATGTTAGATCTGGTTTGGAATGTTTTTCGGCGCATTTCGTCGCCGGAATAGTAACAGTAATAGCGATGGAATATTTGGTCATTGTTTTCTATATATTTTCCGACGAAAAATATGTTTCTTCTCAGATTCAAAACTTTCGCTATTTTTattgaatcaaattcaaaattttgctGCTTAATTACTAATTTTCTCTCCCTATCTATCAATTtctcttcacttttttttttcggTCATTTATTATACTGTATGTGCAAGTGAAAATGGAGGAATGTCTTGTGCATTTTTCAGTGTGTATGCGTATATGAGGATGACAGTGcgtgttttgtgtgtttgtgtgGGTACAGTGTTAGTGTCTGCAGTATATTTCTTGCCTCTAATGGATATCTGTAAATTGTACATAGTGTAAACaatgaactcatttttttttattaaataataaacatacaTAATATTTAAACATTATCTGcatacaaatatacacatattCTGAAATCTGAATGCTAAACGATGTTCAAGATCACTTTAACATTCGATATTATACTTTTCACAAAAAAGTTTACAATAAATAGCATAAAATTGAAATAGAACCTGTTAATGTATTTAAGAAAAATCCAATCATCGTAATCGAAAACCTTGATCCCACTTCaacttttatttctctctttgtTTGAGTCCATAAAGAGCTTTGTGTAACCTGCACACATGAATCGAAAATTTCGGATCAATAAAACCTGTTGGTTGAGTCATATATCTGACCATGTAGGAAAGCATTCTTGACGTCTAACTGACAAAGAGCCTGTCCTCGTGCAATAGCTATGGTAAAAATAACTTGGATTGTCGTAGGCTTGGCCACCCGACTAAAGGTATCATGATAATCAACTTGAGAATCCATATACATACCACTTGGGATTCACTTGCCATATGTATATGGATTCTCAATGGAACCATTAGGATTGAGTTTCAACTTGAGAATCCATATACATACCACAATATTTTTGGCAAGTGAAGATGGGACAAGAGACCATGTACCATTTTGGATAAGAGCGTTGTATTC
Proteins encoded:
- the LOC107849430 gene encoding uncharacterized protein LOC107849430 — translated: MAPENQPTMGPPIFSGQNYHIWAIKIKVYLKALNLCDVVERGEPAVQDLRDNATLNEIKKYDELVTRSPRALTYIHSSLTKVIFTRIMTFETAKEAWYKLNEEFEGSNKVKSVKVLALKREFELLKMKDSNTVKEYSSTLMDIVNQIRILGENFSDHKVVEKIMVSLPNKFE
- the LOC107851643 gene encoding UDP-glucosyltransferase 29, giving the protein MEAKKNTISVLMLPWLAHGHINPFLELSKKLANRNFHIYMCSTPVNLNSIKKRVTEKYSQSIELVELNLPSLPDLPPQYHTTNGLPPHLMNTLKTAFEMAAPKFSEILQTLNPDLVIHDYNQPWVADSASSMNIPAVQFPTFSATAVAWAIHMSENIEEKFPFPEIYLHQYEMLSLKKDINEAPDKMFPFDEALKQSQDIILVKTCRDFEGKYIDYLSNLVSKKIVPVGSLVQESIDQDDHDEIMQWLDKKEKGSTVFVSFGSEYFLSNEQINAVAQGLELSRVNFIWVIRFPQGERINSRDAFPEGFLERVGERGMVMEGWAPQAKILQHPSTGGFVSHCGWSSFMESMKFGVPIIAMPMHIDQPMNARLVEYIGMGVEAVRDENGKLMSAEIAKGIRKVLMEESGEGVRKKAKQLSEKMNAKGNEEIDGMVVELLAVCNNK